One Drosophila willistoni isolate 14030-0811.24 chromosome XL unlocalized genomic scaffold, UCI_dwil_1.1 Seg142, whole genome shotgun sequence genomic region harbors:
- the LOC6644535 gene encoding torsin-like protein produces the protein MHFTNCTLFVSFLYIYLILCYTDCADGIEPISTAAVVLGVGAGYGLLKDQTYCRFYECCDERSIPGLTRSLQYNLETQVYGQHIVNKHIVQAISAHFNNLGTSRKPLVISFQGQPGTGKNFVADHIAKALYTRGSESKFVHKFLGRADFPEAIRVDTYKQHISDVVRNSLKACPRSLFIFDEVDKMPSGIFETLASLVDYNAFNDGTDHKKAIFIFLSNTAGVHVSDHLGTLMKGGKLREETLLSDFEPLLQKAAYNVEGGLQKTSLIESHVIDHYMPFLPLEKSHVIKCLEAEFRRWGKSPDKAIIDEIIGTSIVYDRRHGMFSVAGCKTLEKKVAMAIN, from the exons atgcattttacaaATTGTACACTTTTTgtaagttttttatatatttatctaaTATTATGTTACACCGATTGTGCCGATGGTATTGAACCAATTTCCACCGCCGCAGTAGTTTTGGGCGTGGGAGCTGGCTATGGCTTGCTTAAAGATCAAACCTACTGCCGGTTCTACGAGTGCTGTGATGAACGAAGCATTCCGGGTCTTACGCGGT CTCTTCAGTATAATCTAGAGACACAAGTTTACGGCCAGCATATAGTCAATAAGCACATTGTACAGGCAATATCCGCCCATTTCAATAATCTAGGTACTTCGCGCAAACCACTTGTTATTAGCTTTCAGGGCCAGCCCGGAACCGGTAAAAATTTTGTGGCCGACCACATAGCCAAAGCGTTGTATACAAGAGGCTCGGAGAGTAAATTTGTTCACAAGTTTCTGGGTCGAGCTGATTTCCCTGAAGCCATACGTGTTGATACGTATAAACAGCATATCAGTGATGTCGTTCGTAATTCCCTAAAAGCCTGTCCGCGGTCCTTGTTCATCTTTGACGAGGTGGACAAAATGCCTAGCGGTATTTTCGAAACGCTTGCATCATTGGTTGATTATAACGCATTTAATGATGGAACGGACCACAAAAAGGCCATCTTCATTTTCTTATCCAATACTGCGGGCGTTCATGTTTCAGATCATCTGGGCACTTTAATGAAAGGAGGTAAACTGCGCGAGGAGACACTTTTAAGCGACTTTGAACCGTTGCTGCAGAAGGCCGCATATAATGTAGAAGGCGGTTTGCAAAAAACCAGCTTAATAGAGTCGCATGTCATTGATCATTATATGCCATTTCTTCCATTGGAGAAATCGCATGTAATCAAGTGCCTAGAGGCTGAGTTTCGGCGTTGGGGCAAATCACCAGATAAGGCCATTATCGATGAAATCATTGGCACGTCGATCGTCTATGATCGAAGGCATGGCATGTTTTCCGTTGCAGGCTGTAAGACGCTCGAGAAGAAGGTGGCTATGgcgattaattaa
- the LOC6644534 gene encoding cilia- and flagella-associated protein 299 codes for MQAIDIDYSLQNFETYREYLDSFKLPEDSRYMRSSEIIKLGYRSQKPIYTTEEFYMRRENLAKQLNSKILDISFSTFFKGNDAGLMALAAREKWNVVGRLSTIIFLQMRQHNGFDISGYIDFAQSLRNWRLRMPDSIDWKAIFEARILLRPRNKDLCFFDWHKGKITSNDTDNFQTMTHPDYGLCFKHKGDHKYVQVTSTQTPTQSGNVTRTMVKSKLYGIIILYDHEINSHSYLG; via the exons ATGCAGGCCATTGACATTGATTATAGTTTACAGAATTTTGAGACATATAGGGAATATCTGGACTCATTCAAACTTCCCGAAGATTCACGGTATATGCGTAGCTCAGAGATTATAAAACTTGGTTATCGTTCGCAAAAACCAATCTATACCACCGAAGAGTTCTATATGAGAAGAGAAAACTTGGCAAAACAATTGAACTCGAAAATATTGGACATTTCATTTTCGACATTCTTCAAAGGAAATGATGCTGGTCTAATGGCATTAGCCGCCCGTGAGAAATGGAATGTTGTGGGGAGATTGTCG actataatatttttgcaaatgCGGCAACATAACGGTTTTGATATATCTGGTTATATAGACTTTGCGCAAAGTCTACGCAACTGGCGTCTAAGGATGCCAGATTCTATCGATTGGAAAGCAATATTTGAGGCTAGAATTCTACTTCGTCCAAGAAATAaagatttgtgtttttttgattGGCATAAGGGGAAAATAACGTCCAATGATACTGACAATTTTCAAACAATGACTCATCCAGATTATGGACTTTGCTTCAAGCACAAGGGTGATCACAAGTATGTGCAGGTAACATCAACGCAAACCCCAACGCAAAGTGGCAATGTTACACGGACAATGGTGAAATCCAAGTTATACGGAATTATCATACTTTACGATCATGAAATAAACTCACATTCATATTTGGGCTGA
- the LOC6644593 gene encoding 39S ribosomal protein L30, mitochondrial, with product MNATQLLRPLQLSNLVCRTYGKHNKKFLYKDGKKYENIIYYPRTSDHQDPAIEPAKLFRVQRIKPVKGNPYWEKRLLKDLGLDGKQGEFTVVKNIPENNARLWKIKHLIKVTPITFPYGEPSAEDVKYTILKENGECLVIKDIGPVEKRMDARESFDQQPKRLDTDLLRKDARLKWLNPW from the exons ATGAATGCAACACAACTGCTTAGACCTTTGCAATTAAGCAACCTAGTTTGCCGCACCTATGGCAAACACAACAAGAAGTTTCTCTACAAGGATGGCAAGAAATACGAGAATATCATATACTATCCCAG AACGTCTGACCATCAGGATCCAGCCATTGAGCCGGCGAAACTGTTTCGTGTACAACGCATCAAGCCCGTCAAGGGAAACCCCTATTGGGAGAAACGACTGCTTAAGGATCTGGGTCTAGATGGCAAACAAGGCGAGTTTACTGTAGTCAAAAATATACCCGAGAACAATGCCCGATTATGGAAAATCAAGCACTTGATTAAGGTTACCCCAATTACATTTCCCTATGGTGAGCCAAGTGCCGAAGATGTTAAATACACGATACTCAAGGAAAATGGCGAATGCCTTGTGATCAAAGACATTGGACCCGTTGAGAAGCGCATGGATGCGCGAGAATCGTTCGATCAGCAGCCCAAGAGATTGGATACTGACCTCCTACGTAAAGACGCCAGACTTAAGTGGTTAAATCCTTggtaa
- the LOC6644594 gene encoding helix-loop-helix protein 1: MVYDMTHLAPAAPQSIALGRYYLPEDDELVLSANNGLINDQDYAAGTTLDIDKRFQARMTCETASQPGQQPPPTPAPRRRTTPIAHLDPSELVGLSREERRRRRRATLKYRTAHATRERIRVEAFNVSFAELRKLLPTLPPDKKLSKIEILKLAICYIAYLNHVLETP; encoded by the coding sequence ATGGTATACGACATGACACATTTGGCGCCGGCAGCTCCACAGAGCATCGCCCTGGGTCGATACTATCTACCCGAAGACGATGAACTCGTTCTATCCGCAAATAATGGACTAATCAATGATCAGGATTATGCAGCCGGTACCACATTGGATATCGACAAGCGTTTCCAGGCGCGAATGACATGTGAAACAGCCTCCCAGCCGGGACAGCAACCGCCGCCAACACCAGCTCCGCGCCGTCGCACCACTCCCATTGCCCATCTGGATCCCTCAGAGCTGGTGGGTCTATCGCGTGAAGAGCGTCGCCGTCGACGTCGGGCCACATTAAAGTATCGCACTGCCCATGCCACACGGGAACGCATACGTGTGGAGGCCTTCAATGTATCGTTTGCCGAACTCCGTAAACTTCTGCCCACTTTGCCGCCCGACAAGAAGCTGTCGAAAATCGAAATCCTTAAATTGGCCATATGCTACATTGCCTACTTGAATCATGTGCTTGAGACCCCCTGA